From Anopheles darlingi chromosome 2, idAnoDarlMG_H_01, whole genome shotgun sequence, the proteins below share one genomic window:
- the LOC125951129 gene encoding O-acyltransferase like protein-like, protein MKPRGKVSSIGSVVLLVCLIGGLLPGHVAGQLSVLNQIPYGLLDHLKRVPQLWNATSSSEQECLNQLGVFGASFDSGEVWALSMFDSWGKHPSGILFGNVFAFGNFDQCRRLQHQSALTKVRGQHCTLYVDLSWAGVPAPAPLQYGVCVPDTCEPLLVAQLTNAYFAANQMLVVNGPLLDMFCYRDTDESFPAVTIVAIVLFSIYGAILLLATIVEILFIHNKQEVPSYVKRFSAYTNLGHVFRIVPRAEGKDGVLECVNGIRALSMLWIIVNHVHDTAYGIPTFNIPVRQEYAESYFGVLFHRLGGKAVDIFLMLSGMLVSMKMLRELERSRKLNVLELWLHRIIRLTPAYAALILFGIAFVEQVGEGTLYKLVADELITACTKSWWAALLYVQNYTHYTSMCFVHTWYLAVDMQLYLLSPLLIYPLWRYGKRFVPAIVVLALLSISCVFATFMVNEYRLNRSAPRGDGLMPRKTYHPTHARMSVWLFGVLFGYLLHRTRGARVKLPMVALAAGWLVTIAILVVTGYSLKQLYVGDYTTIAPVADAFYESLHRSLWAFVVMWVIFVCINEQGGIVDRFLGNPLWQPLSRLSYSMYLVHIAIQAITLTQVLRFPVEFSVVNLFYTAFGLIGISTVVGIVWCIAFEYPFFGLEKYVFRKKDPKSTD, encoded by the exons ATGAAACCACGCGGGAAAGTGAGTTCGATTGGttcggtggtgttgttggtttgcttgATAGGCGGTTTGCTACCGGGACACGTTGCCGGACAGTTGTCCGTGTTGAACCAGATACCTTACGGACTGTTGGATCATCTGAAGCGCGTTCCGCAGCTATGGAACGCCACGAGCTCCAGCGAGCAAGAGTGTTTGAATCAGTTGGGCGTGTTCGGGGCGTCCTTCGATAGCGGTGAAGTGTGGGCACTGAGCA TGTTCGATTCGTGGGGTAAGCATCCATCCGGTATCCTGTTCGGGAACGTGTTCGCCTTCGGTAACTTTGACCAGTGCCGTCGATTGCAACACCAGAGCGCCCTGACGAAGGTGCGTGGCCAACATTGTACGCTGTATGTGGACCTGAGTTGGGCCGGTGTACCGGCCCCAGCACCGTTGCAGTATGGAGTATGTGTCCCGGATACCTGCGAGCCCTTGCTGGTGGCTCAGCTGACCAACGCCTACTTTGCTGCCAACCAGATGCTGGTTGTCAATGGACCGCTGCTCGATATGTTCTGTTATCGTGATACCGATGAGTCCTTTCCAGCGGTCACAATTGTGGCAAT TGTATTATTCTCCATCTACGGTGCCATACTATTGTTAGCAACGATCGTCGAGATACTCTTCATTCACAACAAACAGGAGGTTCCAAGTTATGTGAAGCGGTTCTCTGCTTACACGAACCTGGGCCACGTGTTTCGCATTGTACCCCGAGCGGAAGGCAAGGATGGTGTGCTGGAGTGCGTCAATGGGATTCGTGCTCTGTCGATGCTGTGGATCATCGTGAACCATGTCCATGATACGGCGTACGGGATTCCAACGTTCAACATTCCCGTAAGACAAGAGTACGCAGAAAGCTACTTTGGCGTACTTTTCCATCGGTTGGGAGGTAAAGCGGTCGACATCTTTCTCATGCTCAGCGGCATGCTGGTATCCATGAAGATGCTACGCGAGCTGGAACGATCGAGGAAACTGAATGTGCTGGAGCTGTGGCTGCATCGTATCATTCGCTTAACGCCCGCCTATGCCGCCCTGATCCTATTCGGCATTGCTTTCGTGGAGCAGGTCGGTGAAGGGACACTGTATAAGCTGGTGGCTGATGAGCTGATAACGGCTTGTACCAAGAGCTGGTGGGCGGCACTACTGTACGTGCAGAACTACACGCACTACACGTCGATGTGCTTCGTACATACTTGGTATCTGGCGGTGGACATGCAGCTCTACCTACTGTCGCCTCTGCTCATATATCCGCTTTGGCGTTATGGTAAACGGTTCGTCCCCGCGATAGTCGTGCTCGCTCTACTCTCAATCAGCTGCGTTTTCGCGACGTTCATGGTGAACGAGTATCGGCTGAATCGGTCGGCTCCTCGGGGCGATGGGCTGATGCCACGCAAAACCTACCATCCAACGCATGCCCGTATGAGCGTCTGGTTGTTTGGGGTTCTGTTCGGTTACCTGCTCCATCGTACACGTGGTGCGCGCGTGAAGTTGCCGATGGTTGCATTAGCCGCCGGATGGCTTGTCACCATTGCGATCCTCGTAGTTACTGGGTACTCGCTGAAGCAGCTTTACGTAGGTGACTACACGACTATCGCTCCAGTTGCCGATGCATTCTACGAGTCGCTGCACCGCAGCTTATGGGCCTTCGTCGTCATGTGGGTCATCTTCGTGTGCATTAATGAACAGGGGGGCATCGTTGATCGCTTCCTAGGCAATCCATTGTGGCAGCCGCTCTCTCGGCTTTCGTATTCCATGTACCTCGTGCACATTGCCATCCAGGCGATCACGTTGACGCAGGTACTGCGGTTTCCGGTCGAGTTCTCCGTTGTTAACCTCTTCTACACCGCCTTCGGATTGATCGGCATCAGCACGGTCGTCGGAATCGTGTGGTGCATCGCGTTCGAGTATCCCTTCTTCGGACTAGAGAAGTATGTCTTCCGAAAGAAAGACCCCAAATCGACCGATTGA
- the LOC125951115 gene encoding chorion peroxidase — MADERTPLTTVPPSTPPFSAGPSSAGTVHHLKPHESLRERQVRTFQCWICSAILGAFVLAIVICISYIIFGDATIPPLDGSNTTAADFPELLNLISFPLADEPVSEWNGTDIAEDEKMAAVAEGEKALGDKELLEETLSPPPVNSASFRHQKSVGATMAARLAAKVGFVEDRATKALVRKFASIRRQGKSVGRGPVINVPRVHQKTKCDFNARYRTPNGTCNNKEHPYEYGVAMIPFRRQLNPDYGDGISAPRVAIDGSELPSARHVSLDIHRPSYHNDPNFSVMLAVWGQFLDHDITSTALNQGVNGKPIECCDPGQPQHPECFTVPIGPGDPYFHQYNVTCMNFVRSVPAPTGRFGARQQLNQATAFIDGSVVYGSDEVLMRSLRSGEGGRLRMLRTPDGRELLPVSTDPEDGCNEAEMNAAGKYCFESGDSRANENLHLTSMHLIWARQHNNLANGLAKVNPDWNDERLFQEARRILAAQMQHITYSEFVPVIVGNETARRMGLLPDPESGRDTYNSSVDASIANVFAGAAFRFAHTLLPGLMKKTRNPAASSSGIELHKMLFNPYSLYAATGLDDALGGAISTALAKYDQYFSTELTERLFEKADEHLLHNHPCGLDLVSLNIQRGRDHGLPAYPNWRRHCHLTPADNWDQLERIVDPASFQQMKTIYRNVANVDVYSGALSEPPVKDGIVGPLLTCLLADQFLRLKQGDSFWYERRQGVQRFTEEQLQQIYETKLSSIICGNSDHIEQSPVYLMKKSDPDTNPETDCKELDTFDFNAFREDGHHWHHKKSKLATDQMKVLVMQPKLQPGVSSSTVATPESTVFTMTTTSEPTTSTNSGESAETTEGANDA, encoded by the exons ATGGCTGATGAGCGAACGCCATTAACAACGGTTCCACCGTCGACTCCGCCATTTTCTGCCGGACCATCGTCCGCCGGAACCGTGCATCACCTGAAGCCACACGAAAGCCTACGCGAACGCCAAGTGCGGACGTTCCAGTGTTGGATATGCTCTGCGATACT AGGTGCATTCGTgctcgcgatcgtgatctGCATCAGTTACATCATCTTTGGTGATGCCACGATTCCCCCCCTCGACGGAAGCAATACGACGGCGGCGGATTTCCCTGAGCTGTTAAATCTCATTAGCTTCCCATTAGCAG ACGAACCGGTCTCCGAGTGGAATGGTACGGATATTGCTGAGGATGAGAAAATGGCCGCCGTGGCTGAGGGAGAGAAGGCGTTGGGCGATAAGGAGCTCCTGGAGGAAACATtgtcgccaccaccggtcaATTCTGCTTCATTTCGACATCAGAAATCGGTCGGAGCAACGATGGCTGCACGATTGGCTGCCAAGGTGGGGTTCGTTGAGGATCGCGCAACAAAGGCACTGGTGCGCAAGTTCGCTTCGATTCGACGCCAAGGGAAATCCGTTGGCCGTGGTCCAGTGATCAATGTACCCCGGGTGCACCAGAAAACCAAGTGCGATTTCAATGCACGCTACCGAACGCCAAATGGAACGTGCAACAATAAGGAGCATCCGTACGAGTACGGTGTGGCTATGATACCATTCCGGCGTCAGCTGAACCCAGACTATGGTGACGGAATTTCTGCACCGCGCGTCGCCATCGATGGTAGCGAGCTGCCCAGTGCCCGGCACGTATCGCTCGATATTCATCGTCCTTCGTATCACAATGATCCCAACTTTTCCGTGATGCTGGCTGTGTGGGGCCAGTTCCTTGATCATGACATCACGTCGACTGCACTCAACCAGGGTGTCAATGGTAAACCAATTGAATGCTGCGATCCGGGGCAACCGCAGCATCCGGAGTGTTTCACGGTTCCGATCGGACCGGGCGATCCGTACTTCCACCAGTACAACGTGACGTGTATGAACTTTGTACGCTCGGTACCGGCACCGACGGGACGCTTTGGTGCGAGGCAGCAATTGAACCAGGCCACAGCTTTCATCGATGGATCGGTTGTGTATGGGTCGGACGAGGTGCTCATGAGATCACTGCGATCCGGTGAGGGAGGACGTTTGCGTATGTTGCGTACCCCCGACGGCCGTGAACTGCTGCCCGTGTCGACGGATCCGGAGGATGGGTGTAACGAAGCAGAGATGAATGCCGCCGGCAAGTACTGCTTCGAGTCTGGCGATagtcgagcgaacgagaatcTGCACCTCACTTCGATGCATCTGATCTGGGCCCGGCAACATAACAATCTGGCCAATGGGTTGGCCAAGGTTAACCCGGACTGGAACGATGAACGGTTGTTCCAGGAAGCGCGACGCATTCTGGCCGCCCAGATGCAACACATCACTTACAGCGAGTTCGTACCCGTTATCGTGGGTAACGAGACGGCCCGTCGGATGGGTCTTCTGCCGGATCCGGAGAGTGGTCGAGACACATACAACAGCTCGGTCGATGCTTCGATAGCGAACGTTTTCGCCGGTGCCGCTTTCCGATTCGCGCACACACTGTTACCTGGATTGATGAAGAAAACGCGTAATCCGGCGGCCTCGAGCTCGGGCATCGAGCTGCACAAGATGCTGTTCAATCCGTACTCCCTGTACGCGGCAACCGGGCTAGATGATGCGCTTGGCGGTGCAATTAGCACGGCACTGGCCAAGTACGATCAGTACTTCTCAACCGAACTCACCGAGCGGTTGTTCGAGAAGGCCGACGAGCATCTGTTGCACAATCATCCGTGTGGACTGGATCTAGTGTCGTTGAATATTCAGCGAGGCCGTGACCATGGGCTACCCGCTTACCCAAACTGGCGCCGCCATTGTCATCTGACGCCGGCCGATAATTGGGACCAGCTGGAGCGCATTGTCGATCCGGCTTCGTTCCAGCAGATGAAAACCATCTACCGCAATGTGGCCAACGTGGACGTCTACTCTGGAGCGTTGAGTGAACCGCCAGTAAAGGACGGCATCGTGGGTCCGCTGCTTACCTGCCTCCTTGCCGATCAGTTTCTGCGCCTTAAGCAGGGAGATTCATTCTGGTACGAACGTCGTCAAGGGGTGCAGCGATTCACGGAAG AACAATTGCAACAAATCTACGAAACGAAGCTATCCAGCATCATTTGCGGGAATTCGGATCACATCGAACAATCACCGGTGTATTTGATGAAGAAGTCCGATCCCGATACGAATCCCGAAACTGATTGCAAGGAGCTGGACACGTTCGATTTCAATGCGTTCCGCGAGGATGGACATCATTGGCATCATAAAAAGAGTAAGCTAGCTACGGATCAGATGAAGGTGCTTGTAATGCAACCGAAGCTACAACCTGGAGTGAGCTCGAGTACAGTTGCTACGCCGGAGTCAACCGTAtttacgatgacgacgacatctGAACCAACGACCAGCACTAACAGCGGAGAGTCTGCAGAGACGACCGAGGGTGCAAATGACGCTTAG
- the LOC125951101 gene encoding nuclear pore complex protein Nup133, whose amino-acid sequence MDRSFSFGINSGAMKNSTVSRSRQSLGGSLFSGGGRSNNTSTFARQGSGRYSLSSRSNVSTLRVVAKSEYNILEPYGLSLPVQVTEVLTFNEKSVQVSVNYNANGWAWLVHGRRLFVWQYRDPNLGQPKAAGASFVANDLFPTPRRQFAGQCRQLTLPHCDIGHKATLVTVFVNEGHQMASCLAVSPAGDVRYWQSIAHDGSSIDECNILEGQEFEQLIGLGGQEFVLATTTCSLVRLNVHLQNGRYSIVPRVVKPPSGFFGGIRNRFASIIIGMHSSQERESKLVKISCEKISANEWHVTVLADRWIQRWAVQPHSSNERFLSEDADIMKKMRDFYHQKLWSGRDASEIELWALDMQPTDRGVIILSAAVNQQRSQHVHYALMTIVFEKDSTFTIKETTVMRYQGFYSSDRLAELIDFRFIANRSIAYVYNDRSIFPVALNGAGGSAATIGGSEGSSPTEDVEKIEFHVREDVILMGNCFQNTPLFFTRLNGILVVTPSDFDPSDMFNSSVSSEMFNPTVLLAGANDSVVTIGQHQSIFAPATTNAGNLVLYELDPDEIAASAEEQQDPDHQLKAAFIYHIKRNNGAADELIGSLLETFGDLDPVDSDLDRTVLKIAIDLADDTPAADPRWEVTNRYALGSSTSMQIVQQLREKNIAFIQFVEFLRSRGLWDRLNAVSGTAFDALGGARPTTHCLADVGEKIVAAIGLKCLHNSHSRLMDEAIGVVLKQTHRTVPFQSLMPQDVFYAQTSRLEELFKVLSELVDGYVQQELSAVQIQTALVEVNTIVLYVLQEVIKYREAKAELYASPQQLRDRYEYVPWTAASGRNGLRDVLLHMIHTTLKHGIKGTAEPEFRAKHFKQLTDLIDYVLDGRKSYLESVRDEAKYSVLLQQYESQRADLIFPLVEAEQYELAAKLAEKYLDFQTLVEICDKTNNQERLDEYIERYSDHDFSQFAISWHMRQNKQGDILQRFKNNQAALARFLVDHPSMAWIQLVFNGELAQAGEVLLSLAQREKELLSRKRIMLCLAKLCLIAAEGERYQAQLDGINTELELIDIQENIPSEVLDIYGYDTRHVKVLTPEEMVDLFIADEYEGASEKEFRHALTLLRFVEEPIEIQHKIWCAAILRSSWDDYNKNAPLDSMQDMLFFKLIDVCYLMDGDLENFLPPLESFLNAPELGDLTQSKSFQYLLKLGYEHISESYRKQ is encoded by the exons ATGGATCGATCATTTTCCTTCGGCATAAACTCGGGCGCCATGAAAAACAGTACCGTCAGCCGGTCACGCCAGTCGCTTGGCGGTTCGCTGTTTTCCGGTGGCGGTCGTTCGAACAACACGAGCACGTTCGCACGCCAAGGATCAGG TCGTTACAGTCTCTCTTCCCGCTCAAACGTGTCCACCTTGCGCGTAGTGGCCAAGTCCGAGTACAACATTCTCGAACCGTACGGACTCTCACTGCCGGTCCAGGTGACGGAAGTGCTTACCTTCAACGAGAAGAGCGTCCAGGTATCGGTCAACTATAACGCCAACGGGTGGGCCTGGCTCGTGCATGGTCGTCGGTTGTTTGTGTGGCAGTACCGGGACCCGAACCTGGGCCAACCAAAAGCGGCCGGTGCTAGCTTTGTTGCGAATGACCTCTTCCCTACACCGCGTCGCCAGTTTGCGGGCCAGTGCAGGCAGCTTACGCTGCCCCATTGCGACATCGGACACAAGGCAACGCTTGTGACGGTATTTGTGAATGAAGGACACCAGATGGCATCTTGTTTGGCCGTTTCTCCGGCCGGAGACGTACGCTACTGGCAATCGATAGCGCACGATGGGTCCTCGATCGACGAGTGCAACATTCTCGAGGGGCAAGAGTTTGAGCAACTGATCGGGCTCGGTGGACAGGAGTTTGTGCTGGCCACGACCACCTGCAGCCTGGTGCGGCTGAATGTGCACCTGCAGAATGGTCGCTACAGCATCGTGCCACGGGTGGTCAAACCTCCGTCTGGATTTTTCGGTGGCATTCgcaatcgcttcgcttccatcATTATCGGAATGCATAGCAGCCAGGAGCGGGAAAGT AAATTGGTGAAAATAAGCTGCGAAAAGATTTCTGCCAATGAATGGCACGTAACTGTGCTGGCTGATCGGTGGATTCAGCGATGGGCCGTGCAACCGCACAGCTCCAACGAGCGCTTCCTCAGCGAGGATGCCGACATTATGAAGAAAATGCGCGATTTCTACCACCAAAAGCTGTGGTCTGGGAGGGATGCATCCGAGATCGAGCTGTGGGCACTCGATATGCAGCCTACCGATAGAGGCGTCATCATTTTGTCCGCCGCTGTAAACCAGCAACGCTCTCAGCACGTGCACTACGCCCTGATGACGATCGTTTTCGAGAAAGACAGTACCTTCACCATAAAGGAAACAACAGTGATGCGTTACCAGGGATTCTACAGCTCCGACCGGCTGGCCGAGCTAATCGATTTTCGCTTCATCGCCAACCGAAGCATCGCGTACGTGTACAACGATCGCAGTATCTTTCCGGTGGCATTGAACGGGGCCGGCGGATCGGCGGCAACGATAGGCGGCAGTGAGGGCAGTAGCCCTACCGAAGACGTTGAAAAGATCGAATTCCATGTACGCGAGGATGTGATTCTCATGGGCAATTGTTTCCAGAACACGCCACTGTTCTTTACCCGACTGAATGGAATCCTGGTAGTAACACCATCCGATTTCGATCCGAGTGATATGTTCAACTCATCGGTTTCCTCGGAGATGTTCAATCCGACCGTTTTGTTGGCGGGTGCCAACGATTCAGTCGTAACGATCGGCCAGCACCAATCGATCTTCGCACCAGCAACGACAAACGCAGGCAATTTGGTGCTGTACGAGCTAGATCCGGATGAGATAGCGGCATCGGCCGAGGAACAGCAAGATCCTGACCACCAGCTAAAGGCTGCCTTCATCTATCATATCAAGCGCAACAATGGCGCAGCAGACGAACTGATCGGTTCGCTGTTAGAAACGTTCGGTGACCTTGATCCGGTGGATAGCGACCTCGATCGAACCGTGCTGAAGATTGCGATTGATCTAGCGGACGACACACCAGCCGCAGATCCTCGCTGGGAGGTAACCAATCGTTATGCGCTAGGTTCATCGACCTCGATGCAGATCGTGCAGCAGCTACGCGAGAAGAACATTGCATTTATACAGTTCGTGGAATTTCTACGCAGCAGAGGACTGTGGGATCGGTTAAATGCCGTCAGCGGGACCGCATTCGACGCATTAGGTGGTGCCCGTCCCACCACCCACTGTCTCGCGGATGTAGGAGAGAAAATTGTGGCCGCCATCGGACTCAAATGTTTGCACAACAGTCACTCACGATTGATGGATGAAGCGATAGGGGTCGTGCTGAAGCAAACCCACCGTACCGTGCCCTTCCAGAGTCTTATGCCACAGGATGTGTTCTACGCGCAGACCAGCCGATTGGAGGAACTGTTCAAAGTGCTGAGTGAGCTGGTCGATGGATACGTCCAGCAGGAGCTAAGTGCCGTCCAAATTCAAACGGCTTTGGTCGAAGTGAACACAATCGTTCTGTATGTACTGCAGGAGGTGATCAAGTATCGCGAAGCGAAAGCTGAACTTTACGCGTCGCCTCAACAGCTGCGGGACCGATACGAGTATGTACCTTGGACGGCAGCATCCGGACGGAATGGTTTACGCGACGTTTTGCTACACATGATTCACACGACTCTAAAGCACGGAATCAAGGGAACGGCTGAACCAGAGTTTCGTGCCAAGCACTTCAAGCAACTTACGGATCTCATCGATTACGTGCTAGATGGACGTAAAAGCTATCTCGAGAGCGTTCGCGATGAGGCCAAGTATTCGgttttgctgcagcagtacGAATCGCAAAGAGCGGATCTCATCTTTCCCTTAG TGGAAGCCGAACAGTACGAGCTGGCAGCTAAACTGGCGGAGAAGTATCTCGATTTCCAAACGCTGGTCGAGATCTGCGACAAAACCAACAATCAGGAGCGACTGGACGAGTACATTGAGCGCTACAGTGATCACGATTTCTCCCAGTTTGCCATCAGCTGGCACATGCGACAGAACAAGCAGGGCGATATCCTGCAACGCTTCAAGAATAACCAAGCAGCGTTGGCCCGCTTTCTGGTCGATCATCCTTCTATGGCCTGGATACAGCTGGTGTTCAATGGTGAGCTAGCACAGGCGGGAGAAGTGCTGCTATCGTTAGCCCAGCGCGAAAAGGAACTGCTCTCCCGCAAGCGCATTATGCTGTGTTTGGCCAAGCTGTGCCTTATAGCGGCCGAAGGTGAACGATATCAGGCACAGCTCGATGGTATCAATACCGAGCTGGAACTGATTGACATTCAGGAGAACATTCCTTCCGAAGTGCTGGATATTTACGGTTACGATACGCGGCACGTGAAAGTGCTTACACCGGAGGAGATGGTCGAT CTCTTCATAGCGGACGAGTATGAGGGGGCCAGTGAAAAGGAGTTCCGGCATGCGCTAACGTTGCTACGCTTCGTCGAGGAACCAATCGAGATACAACACAAAATCTGGTGTGCGGCCATTCTACGTAGCTCTTGGGATGATTACAACAAGAATGCACCCCTCGATAGTATGCAGGATATGCTGTTCTTTAAGCTGATCGATGTTTGCTACCTTATGGATGGGGATCTAGAGAACTTTTTGCCCCCGCTGGAGAGCTTCCTCAACGCACCGGAGCTGGGTGATCTGACGCAAAGCAAATCCTTCCAGTACTTGCTTAAGCTTGGTTACGAGCATATTAGCGAATCCTATAGGAAACAGTGA
- the LOC125951170 gene encoding lipase 3-like encodes MVLSSGSRWVILALVSALSLAQAFSIREVIAFREGQGPQPTDISKLTAEIIVNDGYLVEEHQVTTADGYILTMFRIPGGPGNPPRDGKHVAFVQHGLLCSSADWVVSGPGKSLAYLLVDAGYDVWLGNARGNTNSRRHIFHDPDARNTDFWDFSWHEIGYFDLPAMIDYALQQTGQTSLQYAGHSQGTTSFFIMTSLRPEYNQRIRSMHALAPVAFMSNLRSPFVRAFAPFVDSIDWLMRMLGVNEFLPSSDMMTLGGQMLCRDEARFQEVCSNVLFLIGGFNSPQLNRTMLPAILANTPAGASVNQLVHYAQGYNSGRFRQFDYGLTLNLIRYGSIRPPDYPLERITAPVALHYGDNDWLAAVSDVRELHGRLRNSIGLFRVSDPDWNHLDFTWGIDADTLLYRRVISFMDRYN; translated from the exons ATGGTGCTAAGCAGTGGAAGCAGATGGGTGATACTGGCCCTGGTCAGTGCGTTGTCGCTGGCTCAAGCCTTTTCAATACGGGAAGTGATTGCGTTCCGTGAAGGACAGGGGCCGCAACCGACCGATATCTCGAAGCTGACGGCCGAAATCATTGTCAACGATGGCTACCTGGTGGAGGAACATCAGGTTACGACGGCCGACGGTTACATCCTGACGATGTTCCGCATTCCCGGTGGACCAGGTAATCCGCCACGGGACGGCAAACATGTTGCGTTCGTCCAACACGGTCTGCTGTGCTCATCGGCCGATTGGGTCGTCTCGGGACCGGGTAAGTCGCTCGCCTACCTGCTCGTAGATGCCGGATACGACGTGTGGCTTGGCAATGCCCGTGGCAACACCAACTCCCGCCGTCACATCTTCCACGATCCGGACGCACGCAATACGGACTTCTGGGACTTTAGCTGGCACGAGATCGGTTACTTCGATCTACCGGCTATGATTGATTATGCGCTCCAGCAGACCGGTCAGACGTCGTTGCAGTATGCTGGCCACTCGCAAGGTACGACTTCGTTCTTTATTATGACCTCGTTGCGACCGGAATATAACCAGCGTATCCGTTCGATGCACGCCCTGGCCCCCGTTGCCTTCATGAGCAACTTGCGCTCACCGTTCGTCCGTGCCTTTGCACCCTTCGTCGACTCAATTGAT TGGCTTATGCGTATGTTGGGTGTGAACGAATTCCTGCCAAGCAGTGACATGATGACGCTAGGTGGACAGATGCTGTGCCGCGACGAAGCGCGCTTCCAGGAGGTATGCTCCAACGTGCTCTTCCTGATTGGTGGCTTCAACTCTCCCCAGCTGAACCGTACGATGCTGCCCGCTATTCTCGCCAACACACCGGCCGGTGCGTCGGTCAACCAACTCGTCCACTACGCCCAGGGCTACAACTCGGGACGTTTCCGGCAGTTCGATTACGGTCTGACGCTCAACCTCATCCGCTACGGATCAATCCGCCCGCCAGACTATCCGCTGGAGCGTATTACCGCTCCGGTCGCTCTGCACTACGGTGACAACGATTGGCTAGCAGCCGTCAGCGATGTTCGTGAGTTGCACGGACGCCTCCGTAATTCGATTGGATTGTTCCGCGTGTCGGATCCGGATTGGAACCATCTCGATTTCACCTGGGGTATCGATGCGGACACGCTGCTGTACCGACGTGTCATCAGCTTCATGGATCGATACAACTGA
- the LOC125951173 gene encoding lipase 3-like translates to MIGTGMVTAASLFRRSTVAANYTAQKILRDGYHYEQHQVTTKDGYMLTMFRIPGSPAKPHSAGKDVAFLQHGLLGSSADFVISGPDRALGYMLVDAGYDVWLGNARGNVYSRRHISLDPDATETKFWDFSWHEIGHFDLPAMIDYVLQHTGQQSLQYAGHSQGTTSFFVMAATRPDYNKKIRSMHALAPVAFMSNLHSPFVRILSPLVDELAWMLDILGVHEFLPSTKMMELVGKRNCHDRSDFQELCANVLFLIGGFNKAQLNRTMLPELLKTVPAGASVRQLIHYAQEFNSGHFRQYDHGFKENKHRYGAKYPPDYPLQLVSAPVALHYSDNDWMAGVQDVHKLHTKLPNSIGRFRVPDPRWSHLDFVWGIDANKLLYNRVISIMSRYN, encoded by the coding sequence ATGATTGGTACCGGAATGGTGACGGCGGCAAGCCTTTTTCGAAGAAGTACCGTGGCAGCTAACTATACCGCCCAAAAGATCCTGCGGGATGGTTACCATTACGAGCAACACCAAGTAACAACGAAGGACGGTTACATGTTGACCATGTTTCGAATTCCGGGCAGCCCTGCCAAACCTCACAGTGCTGGCAAAGATGTTGCCTTTCTGCAGCATGGTCTACTCGGTTCATCTGCAGACTTTGTAATCTCTGGTCCAGACCGTGCCCTCGGATATATGTTGGTAGATGCTGGGTACGACGTGTGGCTCGGCAATGCCCGTGGTAATGTGTACTCCCGGCGACACATTTCCCTGGATCCGGATGCCACCGAGACCAAATTTTGGGACTTTAGCTGGCACGAGATTGGACACTTCGATCTACCGGCCATGATTGACTACGTGCTCCAGCACACTGGACAGCAATCCTTACAATACGCCGGCCACTCACAAGGTACGACGTCATTCTTTGTGATGGCTGCAACGCGACCcgattacaacaaaaaaattcGCTCGATGCACGCCTTAGCACCGGTTGCCTTCATGAGCAACCTGCACTCGCCGTTCGTCCGCATCTTGTCACCGTTGGTGGACGAACTGGCATGGATGTTGGATATTCTGGGCGTACATGAGTTTCTTCCCAGTACGAAAATGATGGAGCTGGTTGGAAAGCGCAATTGCCACGATCGGTCAGACTTCCAGGAGCTGTGCGCTAACGTTCTGTTTCTGATTGGAGGTTTCAACAAGGCCCAGCTTAACCGCACGATGCTACCGGAGTTGCTGAAGACGGTTCCGGCCGGCGCTTCGGTAAGACAGCTCATTCACTATGCACAGGAGTTCAACTCCGGCCATTTTCGTCAGTATGACCATGGCTTCAAGGAAAACAAGCACCGCTATGGTGCGAAGTATCCACCGGACTATCCGCTCCAGCTGGTGAGTGCACCCGTCGCTCTGCACTACAGTGACAACGACTGGATGGCCGGAGTGCAGGATGTCCACAAACTGCATACGAAGCTACCGAACTCGATCGGTCGATTTCGAGTGCCAGATCCTCGCTGGAGCCATCTCGATTTTGTCTGGGGCATCGACGCAAACAAACTGCTGTACAACCGAGTGATTAGCATCATGAGTCGGTACAACTGA